In a genomic window of Roseiflexus castenholzii DSM 13941:
- a CDS encoding ComEC/Rec2 family competence protein, whose translation MAAPSSDSGFLRRFAPRVGLIIAALLGLAWMQRPDGRLHVFLPALTGDAALVQTPDGRYLLIDGGADPDALVAALGRRLPFWQRELALVVVTSPDGQRLPGQVAALERYRAQRALAPPNTVPNATFDAWRRTLTHNATPVHRLRAGQRLAIDGVTLHTLDCTDQGALLRLDYGATSVVFAHSATSDMIERQAPDRAALLVYPWQHDPHALLVESLHPAVIVYSDGYQTRHAPQQTYHERAIGGARLYHERVDGDIEWISDGRRAWVVTSAQSGR comes from the coding sequence ATGGCTGCACCATCATCGGACTCAGGTTTTCTTCGCCGTTTTGCTCCTCGCGTTGGGTTGATCATTGCTGCGCTGCTGGGACTCGCCTGGATGCAGCGACCCGATGGGCGCCTGCACGTGTTTCTTCCGGCGCTGACAGGAGATGCTGCGCTGGTGCAGACGCCTGACGGCAGGTATCTGCTGATCGATGGCGGCGCCGATCCGGACGCGCTGGTGGCGGCGCTGGGAAGGCGCCTCCCGTTCTGGCAGCGTGAACTGGCACTGGTAGTTGTGACCTCACCAGACGGACAACGCCTTCCGGGGCAGGTGGCGGCGCTGGAACGCTACCGGGCACAACGGGCGCTGGCGCCGCCAAACACCGTGCCAAACGCCACGTTCGACGCCTGGCGCCGGACGCTGACGCACAATGCCACACCGGTGCATAGGCTGCGCGCCGGGCAACGTCTGGCAATCGATGGCGTGACACTGCACACGCTGGATTGCACCGATCAGGGAGCGCTGCTGCGCCTTGATTATGGCGCGACGAGCGTGGTCTTTGCGCATAGCGCCACGTCCGACATGATCGAGCGCCAGGCGCCTGACCGCGCTGCGCTGCTCGTCTATCCCTGGCAGCACGACCCACACGCACTGCTGGTCGAGTCGCTGCATCCTGCGGTCATTGTCTACAGCGACGGCTATCAGACGCGGCACGCACCGCAGCAGACCTACCACGAACGCGCTATTGGCGGCGCGCGCCTGTACCACGAACGAGTGGACGGCGACATCGAGTGGATCAGCGATGGACGCCGCGCATGGGTGGTCACGTCGGCGCAGTCGGGGCGATAA
- a CDS encoding SulP family inorganic anion transporter, which translates to MRGYSLETLRADLVAGVTVGLVLLPQALAFSLLAGLPPEMGLYSAIVASIIGALWGSSSHLHTGPTNTASLLTLSVILPLAAPGTPEFMALAGMLAVLAGALRLIFGLARLGLLVNFVSDSVAVGFTAGAGILIISNQIAPILRLDLPMGVGLIETFVLSAAQIQRTHLPSLLLGVATIALIATLQRLRRRLPTLLIALVVVSAIAWVLRLEESGVRTLGVLPQSLPPLAKLPLLDLNLIGALANGALAVAIIGLVEASAIARAIATHSQQRLDSNQEFIGQGLANICAGFFSGYPCSGSFNRSALSFQSGARTSLGNAFSGVFVLIAMFPLAPLIAHLPRPVLAGALAITAWSMVDHLAIRRIWRADRVDGTISLITLAATLFVPLQFAIISGVLMSLGAYLWRTSAPRVQSVLPDAAFRHWEYQPHLPVCPQLAVVDVLGDLYFGAVNHVEEQMNVLLTRNPTQRFLLLRMHSVQRCDVSGIKMLQTIVRQYRDRGGGVYFVRVRQPVRQMMDVTGFTQYVGADHFLDEDHAIDHLFHRVLDPAVCIYECEVRAFRECQNLPKRPLPPEAIPLLPERGAPLQVPMIEPRELWQQIRSPYPPRVIDVREPREYRQGHIPQAELLPLYELLTHSDNVRRDRPIVLACRSGRRSERAAAALMRRGFDRITILRGGMLAWEASDLLMAIGQENGG; encoded by the coding sequence ATGCGCGGCTACTCCCTCGAAACCCTGCGCGCCGACCTGGTGGCGGGCGTGACCGTCGGGCTTGTGCTGCTGCCACAGGCGCTGGCATTCTCGCTCCTTGCCGGTCTGCCGCCGGAAATGGGGCTGTATTCCGCAATTGTGGCATCTATTATCGGCGCTCTGTGGGGATCATCGAGCCATCTGCACACCGGTCCGACCAACACGGCGTCACTGCTCACCCTCTCGGTCATCCTGCCGCTCGCCGCGCCCGGCACACCTGAGTTCATGGCGCTCGCCGGCATGCTGGCAGTGCTGGCAGGCGCACTGCGCCTCATCTTTGGGCTGGCGCGCCTGGGGCTACTGGTCAACTTCGTTTCCGACTCGGTCGCCGTTGGGTTTACGGCCGGCGCCGGCATCCTGATCATCTCCAATCAGATCGCCCCGATCTTGCGTCTCGACCTTCCGATGGGCGTTGGTCTTATTGAAACGTTCGTTCTGAGCGCAGCGCAGATTCAACGCACCCATCTACCGAGTCTGCTGCTGGGTGTTGCGACGATTGCGCTCATCGCCACCCTGCAACGATTGCGGCGACGCCTGCCGACGCTCCTGATCGCGCTGGTTGTTGTGTCGGCCATCGCCTGGGTGCTGCGTCTGGAGGAGTCGGGTGTGCGCACACTTGGCGTGTTGCCGCAGTCGCTCCCACCGCTCGCCAAACTGCCGCTGCTGGACCTGAACCTGATCGGGGCGCTGGCGAACGGGGCGCTGGCAGTGGCGATTATCGGGCTGGTTGAAGCCTCAGCCATTGCGCGCGCCATTGCCACGCACTCGCAACAACGCCTCGACAGCAACCAGGAGTTTATCGGGCAGGGGCTGGCGAATATCTGCGCAGGCTTCTTTTCCGGGTACCCGTGCTCCGGTTCCTTCAACCGGTCGGCATTGAGTTTTCAGTCAGGGGCGCGTACCAGCCTGGGGAATGCGTTCTCCGGCGTGTTTGTCCTCATCGCAATGTTCCCGCTCGCGCCACTGATCGCGCATCTGCCGCGTCCGGTATTGGCGGGTGCGCTGGCAATCACAGCCTGGAGTATGGTCGATCATCTGGCGATCCGGCGCATCTGGCGCGCCGACCGCGTTGATGGAACCATTTCGCTGATTACGCTGGCGGCAACCCTCTTCGTACCGCTGCAATTTGCCATCATCAGCGGCGTGCTGATGTCGCTCGGCGCGTACCTGTGGCGCACCAGCGCGCCGCGCGTCCAGAGCGTGCTGCCGGATGCCGCCTTCCGCCATTGGGAGTATCAGCCACATCTGCCGGTGTGTCCACAACTGGCAGTTGTCGATGTGCTTGGCGATCTCTACTTTGGCGCCGTCAATCATGTTGAGGAGCAGATGAACGTTTTGCTGACCAGGAATCCAACCCAGCGATTTCTTTTGCTCCGCATGCACAGCGTGCAGCGCTGTGATGTCAGCGGCATCAAGATGCTTCAGACCATCGTGCGCCAGTATCGTGATCGTGGCGGCGGGGTCTACTTTGTGCGCGTGCGCCAGCCGGTGCGTCAGATGATGGACGTCACCGGCTTCACGCAGTACGTGGGAGCAGACCATTTCCTGGACGAAGATCACGCGATTGACCATCTTTTCCATCGCGTGCTCGATCCGGCAGTCTGCATTTACGAATGCGAGGTGCGCGCATTCCGCGAATGCCAGAACCTGCCGAAGCGTCCGCTCCCTCCAGAAGCCATACCGCTGCTGCCAGAACGAGGTGCGCCACTTCAGGTTCCGATGATCGAGCCGCGTGAGTTATGGCAGCAGATCCGCAGCCCATACCCGCCGCGTGTCATCGATGTGCGCGAGCCGCGCGAGTATCGCCAGGGGCACATTCCGCAGGCTGAGTTGCTGCCGCTGTACGAATTGCTCACCCACTCCGACAACGTGCGGCGTGATCGTCCCATTGTGCTGGCATGCCGCAGCGGTCGCCGCAGTGAACGCGCCGCCGCGGCGCTGATGCGTCGCGGGTTCGACCGGATAACGATCTTACGCGGCGGTATGCTGGCGTGGGAGGCGAGCGATCTGCTCATGGCGATTGGGCAGGAAAACGGCGGTTGA
- a CDS encoding site-specific DNA-methyltransferase, translating to MDEFEYLYFFWKPGITKFDRKRLSPEEWKHWGSRGVWYIPSVRCNDDHEAKFPVELPSRVIRLLTDPEEIVLDCFIGSGTTAIAAIREGRHYIGIEMLEKYVKLAENRIEVEKEKFVQKTLL from the coding sequence GTGGATGAGTTTGAATATCTCTATTTCTTCTGGAAACCAGGCATCACCAAATTCGACAGAAAGAGACTTTCTCCAGAAGAATGGAAACATTGGGGGTCGAGAGGGGTATGGTATATTCCATCCGTAAGATGTAATGATGACCATGAGGCGAAATTTCCGGTCGAGCTGCCCTCCAGAGTCATCAGGCTGCTTACCGATCCCGAGGAAATCGTTCTCGACTGTTTTATAGGAAGCGGCACAACCGCAATCGCAGCAATTCGGGAAGGTCGCCACTATATTGGCATAGAAATGCTGGAAAAATATGTAAAACTTGCAGAAAATCGAATAGAAGTAGAAAAAGAGAAATTTGTTCAGAAAACCTTGCTGTAG
- a CDS encoding DNA methyltransferase, with the protein MPRDLQETFRALYPMNGQSEQEANTASTRSAHRFLQPDALYCGDAQQLLPQIEPNSVALSVWSPPYFVGKEYEEHLSFDEWQNLLSTVIRLHFPILKPGGFLVINIADILVFKDQTMPRIQAEAVNRKRSPVTREDVLKAIEQHPGYNRYQLAKLLGCSEQTIDRRLHGNNIRGGKYEVQTRVKIVGGMVEDWALQAGLYPYDRRIWVKDAAWENSRWASL; encoded by the coding sequence TTGCCGCGCGATTTGCAGGAAACGTTTCGCGCACTGTATCCAATGAACGGTCAGAGTGAACAGGAGGCGAACACCGCTTCGACTCGCTCAGCGCACCGCTTCCTGCAACCCGATGCTCTGTATTGCGGCGATGCGCAGCAACTGCTTCCTCAAATAGAGCCGAACAGCGTCGCCTTGAGCGTCTGGTCGCCGCCCTATTTTGTTGGAAAAGAATATGAAGAGCATCTCTCATTCGATGAATGGCAAAATCTGCTCAGCACTGTCATACGGCTCCATTTCCCCATTCTCAAGCCCGGCGGATTTCTGGTCATCAATATTGCCGACATCCTCGTGTTCAAAGATCAAACCATGCCTCGCATTCAGGCGGAGGCGGTGAACAGGAAGCGATCGCCGGTCACGAGAGAGGATGTTCTCAAAGCAATTGAACAACATCCCGGATATAATCGTTATCAACTCGCAAAGCTTCTCGGTTGCAGCGAGCAGACGATTGACCGCCGGCTGCACGGCAATAATATTCGCGGTGGTAAATATGAAGTACAAACGAGGGTTAAGATAGTTGGCGGGATGGTCGAGGATTGGGCGTTGCAGGCCGGGTTGTACCCGTATGATCGAAGGATATGGGTGAAGGATGCGGCATGGGAGAACTCGCGCTGGGCAAGCCTTTAG
- a CDS encoding alpha/beta fold hydrolase: MRSGPIPPIPMIDTPAISPIEAWCAVSRLRYSAAGAGERVIALLHGWGDTKEIWHATIAALSARTRVFALDLPGHGGSPLDGAERMQHIAGRVAAFCTAQEIHRITLVGHSMGGNVALELTLTHPHLVERLALVAPAALGSAMPPYTRLYLQDGYGWAALRASLLLYRGLDALARHWRPIAGMERVLPGLRRATCAAHHDPEGLRRLLNGLFANSLDERLDQVCVPTLVINGDRDPIVPAELSRRVAAAIPDAQFVALRGALHHPMDEQPEVFQRVLLEFLA; this comes from the coding sequence ATGCGATCAGGACCAATACCGCCAATCCCAATGATCGACACACCAGCCATCTCGCCAATTGAAGCATGGTGCGCCGTGAGTCGTCTGCGCTACAGCGCTGCCGGCGCCGGTGAGCGCGTCATTGCACTGTTGCATGGATGGGGCGACACGAAAGAAATCTGGCACGCCACGATTGCAGCGCTCTCAGCGCGTACCCGCGTCTTTGCGCTCGATCTTCCGGGGCATGGCGGCTCGCCGCTTGACGGCGCGGAACGCATGCAGCACATTGCCGGGCGGGTGGCTGCATTCTGTACAGCGCAGGAGATTCATCGGATCACGCTGGTTGGTCACTCGATGGGGGGGAATGTGGCGCTGGAGTTGACGCTCACCCACCCGCATCTGGTGGAACGCCTGGCACTGGTGGCGCCTGCGGCGTTGGGAAGCGCCATGCCGCCCTACACACGGCTCTACCTGCAAGACGGATATGGGTGGGCAGCGTTGCGCGCGTCATTGCTCCTCTACCGGGGATTGGATGCGCTCGCGCGTCATTGGCGCCCGATTGCCGGCATGGAGCGCGTACTGCCGGGGCTGCGTCGCGCCACATGTGCTGCACACCACGATCCCGAAGGGTTGCGTCGTCTGCTCAATGGGTTGTTTGCCAATTCACTCGATGAACGCCTGGATCAGGTGTGTGTTCCAACGCTAGTGATCAACGGCGATCGCGACCCCATCGTGCCAGCAGAACTGTCGCGACGGGTTGCGGCTGCTATTCCCGACGCGCAATTCGTCGCACTGCGCGGGGCGCTGCACCACCCGATGGACGAACAACCCGAAGTGTTCCAGCGCGTATTGCTGGAGTTTCTTGCCTGA
- a CDS encoding long-chain-fatty-acid--CoA ligase — protein MPDHPWLAFYDPGVPAEITAPECILPDLLATAAHAYPAAPAILFYGRVVNYATLDRLATRFAVALLKSGVQPGERIALVLPNIPQAVIACYGAWRAGAIVALTNPIFEAGGLVRQLTDAGATTLIALSMFHPLVVAVRERAGVQRVIYTNLKEFLPPGQRRLFTLLRQEREGHRVPDDEARRALWMAHMLAEEPGDSLPQTSPGKPATILYTGGTTGEAKGVVHTHRSLVANAVQVAAWLPAARRGTERVICALPFSHAYGMTACMNFSVAIAAAMILLPTFETGNVLHAIRREHATIFPGIPPMYAAIAEIKDARRYGLASLRACISGAAPLPIEVQEGFERVTRARLVEGYGLTEAGPVTHANPLGVSHERRATIGIPLPSTEAKIVDATTGADLPPGRIGELLVRGPQLMQGYWNRPVDTAEVFTSDGWLRTGDMARMDTDGFFQIIERKKDVIIAGPYNIYPRDIEEVLYQHPKVLEAAVAGAPRAEGQPDLRAFVVLRQGERATADEIIGFLRERLSAHKVPSVVEFRDALPRSFIGKVLRRALLDDRSEHSDRG, from the coding sequence ATGCCTGACCATCCATGGCTCGCCTTCTATGATCCTGGCGTTCCTGCCGAGATCACGGCGCCGGAATGCATCCTGCCCGATCTGCTCGCCACAGCGGCACACGCATATCCGGCAGCGCCGGCAATACTGTTCTACGGGCGCGTCGTCAACTATGCCACCCTTGATCGCCTGGCAACACGTTTTGCCGTCGCACTGCTGAAATCGGGTGTGCAACCCGGCGAACGCATCGCGCTGGTGTTACCGAACATTCCACAGGCGGTCATTGCCTGCTACGGCGCGTGGCGCGCGGGGGCGATCGTAGCATTGACCAACCCCATCTTCGAGGCGGGAGGTCTGGTGCGCCAGTTGACCGATGCAGGCGCAACAACGCTGATTGCATTGAGCATGTTCCACCCGCTGGTTGTGGCAGTGCGCGAACGCGCTGGCGTGCAACGGGTTATCTACACCAATCTGAAGGAGTTTCTGCCGCCAGGGCAGCGACGTTTATTTACGCTTCTGCGCCAGGAACGCGAAGGACACCGCGTTCCCGATGATGAGGCGCGCCGGGCGCTCTGGATGGCGCACATGCTGGCAGAAGAGCCGGGGGACTCCCTTCCTCAGACGAGTCCTGGCAAACCGGCGACAATTCTGTACACTGGCGGCACGACCGGCGAGGCAAAAGGGGTCGTCCATACGCATCGCAGCCTGGTCGCCAACGCAGTGCAGGTGGCGGCATGGCTCCCTGCGGCGCGCCGCGGCACGGAACGGGTGATCTGCGCGCTTCCGTTTTCCCACGCCTATGGCATGACCGCCTGCATGAACTTTTCGGTGGCGATTGCTGCCGCCATGATCCTGCTGCCAACGTTCGAGACCGGCAATGTCCTGCACGCCATTCGCCGCGAGCATGCGACGATCTTCCCCGGCATTCCGCCCATGTATGCCGCAATTGCTGAGATCAAGGACGCGCGGCGATATGGTCTGGCGTCACTGCGCGCCTGCATTAGCGGAGCTGCACCGTTGCCCATTGAAGTGCAGGAGGGGTTCGAGCGCGTCACCCGCGCCCGTCTCGTCGAAGGATATGGGTTGACCGAAGCCGGTCCGGTGACGCACGCCAACCCGCTGGGCGTATCACACGAGCGCCGCGCGACGATTGGCATTCCGCTGCCATCGACCGAAGCGAAGATCGTCGATGCGACAACCGGCGCCGACCTGCCGCCGGGACGCATCGGCGAACTGCTGGTGCGCGGACCACAGCTCATGCAGGGGTACTGGAATCGCCCGGTTGATACTGCGGAAGTCTTCACATCAGATGGCTGGCTGCGCACCGGCGACATGGCGCGTATGGACACTGATGGCTTTTTTCAGATCATCGAACGGAAGAAAGATGTCATTATCGCCGGTCCGTACAACATCTATCCGCGCGACATTGAGGAAGTGCTTTATCAGCACCCCAAGGTGCTGGAGGCAGCGGTTGCCGGCGCTCCTCGTGCTGAAGGACAACCCGATCTGCGCGCATTCGTCGTGTTGCGGCAGGGAGAGCGCGCCACCGCCGATGAAATCATTGGGTTCCTCCGCGAGCGCCTGAGCGCGCACAAGGTGCCGTCAGTCGTCGAGTTTCGCGATGCGTTGCCGCGTTCGTTCATCGGCAAAGTGTTGCGGCGCGCGCTGCTCGATGATCGCTCCGAACACAGCGATCGGGGTTGA
- a CDS encoding PspA/IM30 family protein has protein sequence MSIFVRIRDILSANINALLDNAEDPEKMANEYLRQLHNQEYEVKTNVAAAMADLARLNRMEAQYLAEVESWDRKAEAALRAGDESLAKAALARKVQAQKLYEQYRDQSDAQEQQVEQLEQALVQLQTRVAEVQAKRDLIIAKKNRAQTQEAIQRTVRQATRISAMDKLDQLESRVDDRLDQAEAMAKLEGDTLENKFRNLERDTAVDAEFEELKRRLGQG, from the coding sequence ATGTCGATCTTCGTCCGCATCCGCGATATTCTGAGCGCCAATATCAACGCCCTGCTCGACAATGCGGAAGACCCTGAGAAAATGGCGAATGAGTATCTGCGCCAGTTGCACAACCAGGAGTACGAGGTCAAGACCAATGTCGCCGCTGCGATGGCGGACCTGGCGCGGCTCAATCGTATGGAAGCGCAGTATCTGGCTGAGGTTGAAAGTTGGGACCGCAAGGCCGAGGCGGCGTTGCGAGCTGGCGATGAGTCGTTGGCGAAGGCTGCCCTGGCGCGCAAGGTGCAGGCGCAGAAACTGTACGAGCAGTACCGCGACCAGTCTGACGCGCAGGAGCAGCAGGTCGAGCAACTGGAGCAGGCGCTGGTGCAGTTGCAAACGCGCGTCGCCGAAGTGCAGGCGAAGCGTGATCTGATTATCGCCAAGAAGAACCGCGCCCAGACGCAGGAAGCAATCCAGCGCACGGTGCGCCAGGCCACCCGTATCTCGGCGATGGACAAACTGGATCAACTCGAAAGTCGTGTTGATGATCGCCTTGACCAGGCTGAAGCGATGGCGAAGCTCGAAGGTGATACACTGGAGAACAAGTTCCGCAACCTGGAGCGTGATACTGCGGTCGATGCCGAGTTCGAGGAATTGAAGCGCCGGCTGGGACAGGGTTGA
- a CDS encoding alpha/beta fold hydrolase: protein MELTRTIVTVAKSAPVRLNIAAGCGCSSWRAIRHAARDAAPFDRRTTRSVLARIAGVSCLMELTRTIVTVAGSAPVRLSVIDAAPVEAAQGTMVFIHGAGGCAEQWLPQLTRFVRNYRVIAFDLRGHGQSEAPRSAYTLEEFLWDFTQLLDRLQVREPFILAAHSFGGPIALTFTAAQPQRVARLALLATAPEIHLHPVLEMALKLPIPLTALERLRPVLAPKLHAPLFVIKRVLAGTLFPWRGWDLLPQITTPTLIIGGQFDFIVPPSVLQRMHRMMPGSRLEIIRYARHLPQLERPQAVNRAIEHFIGIRRSWRGEVEDDDILREEGLL from the coding sequence ATGGAATTGACGCGCACAATTGTCACCGTTGCCAAAAGTGCGCCTGTGCGCCTGAATATCGCGGCGGGTTGCGGCTGCTCTTCCTGGCGCGCAATTCGTCACGCTGCGCGCGACGCAGCGCCATTCGATAGACGAACGACCCGAAGCGTTTTAGCGCGCATTGCTGGGGTTTCTTGCCTGATGGAACTGACGCGCACAATCGTCACCGTCGCCGGAAGTGCGCCTGTGCGCCTGAGCGTGATCGATGCTGCGCCTGTCGAAGCGGCACAAGGCACAATGGTGTTTATCCATGGCGCCGGTGGGTGTGCAGAACAATGGTTGCCGCAGTTGACCCGCTTTGTTCGCAATTACCGCGTCATTGCGTTCGACCTTCGCGGACACGGTCAATCCGAGGCGCCCCGCTCCGCCTACACGCTGGAAGAGTTCTTGTGGGATTTCACCCAACTGCTCGACCGTTTGCAGGTGCGTGAACCGTTCATTCTGGCAGCGCACTCGTTTGGCGGACCCATCGCGCTGACATTTACCGCCGCGCAACCACAGCGCGTCGCGCGGTTGGCACTGTTGGCGACGGCGCCGGAGATTCATTTGCACCCGGTGCTCGAAATGGCGCTGAAACTGCCGATCCCGCTTACCGCCCTCGAACGATTGCGCCCTGTGCTCGCGCCCAAACTGCACGCGCCATTGTTCGTGATCAAGCGCGTGCTGGCAGGAACACTCTTTCCCTGGCGCGGCTGGGACTTGCTGCCGCAGATAACCACGCCGACGCTCATTATCGGCGGGCAGTTCGACTTCATTGTACCGCCATCAGTATTGCAACGTATGCACCGCATGATGCCCGGATCGCGCCTGGAAATTATCCGGTATGCCCGTCATTTGCCGCAACTCGAACGTCCGCAAGCAGTCAATCGCGCCATCGAGCATTTTATTGGCATCCGGCGCAGTTGGCGCGGTGAGGTTGAAGATGACGATATTCTCAGGGAGGAGGGGCTTTTGTGA
- a CDS encoding ACT domain-containing protein, producing the protein MHDPRLPDILRRLRWSVLPERYVLAGIDPHESAVVIRLLGGLRARLWQLFVAPDTVTFILPENDWRAVSPAFPRARIERPYRVVSFEIDLPPDLTGFLALISTALAAESVPIVAISGFSRDHLLLREVDLDRALAVLDSLVSSAAAEG; encoded by the coding sequence ATGCACGATCCACGCCTGCCTGACATCCTGCGACGTTTGCGCTGGTCGGTGTTGCCGGAACGATACGTTCTCGCCGGGATCGATCCACACGAGTCGGCGGTGGTCATCCGCCTGCTTGGCGGACTGCGCGCCCGGCTATGGCAGTTGTTCGTCGCTCCCGACACGGTGACTTTCATTCTGCCCGAAAACGATTGGCGCGCTGTCAGCCCGGCATTTCCGCGCGCTCGCATCGAGCGCCCCTACCGCGTCGTCAGTTTTGAGATCGATCTTCCGCCAGACCTGACCGGCTTCCTTGCCCTCATCAGCACTGCGCTGGCGGCGGAGTCCGTGCCGATTGTGGCAATTTCCGGTTTCAGCCGCGATCATCTGCTGCTGCGCGAAGTCGATCTCGACCGCGCGCTGGCGGTGCTCGATTCGCTCGTATCGTCCGCAGCGGCGGAAGGTTGA
- the glgP gene encoding alpha-glucan family phosphorylase yields the protein MSIRSADLLFTPIPERIARLRDLAYNLWWSWHPEAQDLYRHIDADLWEEDHHNPVDFLRDVRQRKLEAAAADPAYLAKYDQVMAAFDRYMAAEDTWYRRTFGNGNGNDVMIAYFSAEFGLHESLPIYSGGLGVLAGDHVKEASDLGLPFVAVGFIYPQGYFRQRLDPSGWQEAIYSKLNFADIAATQALTADGREVVVEVDLPGRAIYAKVYRIQVGRVSLFLMDTDIHPNSPQDRELSARLYGGDQEMRIAQEIVLGIGGVRALRQLGIHPNVWHMNEGHSAFLVLELVREQVAQGMPFDEAWREVRAQSVFTTHTPVPAGNDAFPLHLIEKYFGSFWTQLGLTREQFFAIALQHQQWGPTFAMTVLALKGSHVHNGVSKLHGHVARGMWHWLYPGTAQDEVPITSITNGIHSSTWLAPAMRRLYDAALGPDWEADLDNVARWEKVRDIPDDQLWETRQALKRDLVMLARERVRQRHLRLGSPPQVWPVLDEKILTIGFARRFATYKRATLLFREPERLKALLNRSDRPVQIIFAGKAHPADDPGKQFIQQVYQMSQQPGFLGRILFVEEYDMALARALVQGVDVWLNTPRRPYEASGTSGQKAGLNGVVNVSILDGWWPEAYNGKNGWAIGEEREYSNQDEQDWHDSQHLYRILEQEVIPTYYDRGPDGIPHRWLAIAKESIATIAPVFSTRRMVKEYVTRLYLPVAEIQA from the coding sequence TTGAGTATCAGAAGCGCCGATTTACTCTTTACACCGATTCCTGAGCGGATCGCCCGTCTCCGCGATCTGGCGTACAACCTGTGGTGGAGTTGGCATCCCGAAGCGCAGGATCTCTATCGCCACATCGACGCTGACCTGTGGGAGGAGGATCATCACAATCCGGTCGATTTCCTGCGCGATGTGCGCCAGCGCAAACTCGAAGCCGCCGCCGCCGATCCGGCGTATCTGGCGAAGTACGACCAGGTGATGGCGGCGTTCGACCGGTACATGGCGGCTGAGGACACCTGGTACCGCCGCACCTTCGGCAATGGCAACGGCAACGATGTGATGATCGCCTATTTCTCGGCGGAGTTTGGTCTTCACGAGTCATTGCCGATCTATTCAGGCGGTCTTGGCGTTCTGGCAGGCGATCACGTAAAAGAGGCGAGTGATCTGGGGTTGCCGTTCGTTGCCGTTGGATTTATCTACCCACAAGGATACTTCCGGCAGCGGTTGGATCCGAGCGGTTGGCAGGAGGCGATCTATTCTAAATTGAATTTCGCCGATATTGCGGCAACGCAGGCGCTGACTGCCGACGGGCGCGAGGTGGTCGTCGAGGTCGATCTGCCCGGTCGCGCGATCTATGCCAAGGTGTACCGCATCCAGGTTGGGCGGGTGTCGCTGTTCCTGATGGACACGGACATTCATCCGAACAGTCCGCAAGACCGCGAACTGTCGGCGCGTCTGTACGGCGGCGACCAGGAAATGCGCATTGCGCAGGAAATTGTTCTGGGCATTGGCGGGGTACGCGCACTGCGTCAACTTGGTATTCACCCGAACGTCTGGCACATGAATGAAGGGCACTCGGCGTTCCTGGTGCTCGAACTGGTGCGCGAGCAGGTCGCGCAGGGCATGCCGTTCGATGAGGCATGGCGCGAAGTGCGCGCACAGTCGGTCTTCACCACGCACACACCGGTGCCGGCGGGCAATGATGCCTTCCCGCTCCACCTCATAGAGAAGTACTTTGGGTCGTTCTGGACCCAACTCGGACTGACGCGCGAGCAATTCTTCGCTATTGCGCTGCAACATCAGCAGTGGGGACCAACGTTCGCCATGACCGTGCTGGCGCTGAAGGGATCGCATGTGCACAATGGCGTAAGTAAACTGCACGGTCATGTGGCGCGCGGCATGTGGCACTGGCTCTATCCAGGCACAGCGCAGGATGAGGTGCCGATCACCTCGATCACGAACGGCATCCACAGCAGCACGTGGCTGGCGCCTGCGATGCGCCGCCTGTACGATGCGGCGCTTGGCCCCGATTGGGAAGCGGACCTCGACAATGTCGCCCGCTGGGAGAAGGTGCGAGACATTCCCGACGATCAGTTATGGGAGACGCGACAGGCGTTGAAACGCGATCTTGTCATGCTGGCGCGTGAACGTGTTCGCCAGCGTCATCTGCGGTTGGGATCACCACCGCAGGTCTGGCCCGTGCTCGACGAGAAGATTCTCACGATTGGCTTTGCCCGCCGGTTTGCCACCTACAAGCGCGCCACGCTGCTGTTTCGCGAGCCGGAGCGTCTCAAGGCGTTGCTCAATCGCAGCGACCGGCCCGTGCAGATTATTTTTGCGGGCAAAGCGCATCCGGCAGACGATCCGGGGAAACAGTTCATCCAGCAGGTTTATCAGATGTCGCAGCAACCTGGATTTCTTGGGCGCATTCTGTTCGTTGAGGAATATGATATGGCCCTGGCGCGTGCGCTGGTTCAGGGGGTGGATGTCTGGCTCAACACGCCGCGGCGCCCATATGAGGCAAGCGGCACCAGCGGGCAGAAGGCGGGGCTGAATGGCGTCGTCAATGTCAGCATCCTCGACGGTTGGTGGCCCGAGGCGTACAACGGCAAGAACGGCTGGGCAATCGGCGAAGAGCGTGAGTACAGCAATCAGGACGAGCAGGACTGGCACGACTCGCAGCATCTCTACCGTATTTTGGAGCAGGAAGTCATTCCGACGTATTACGACCGGGGACCTGACGGTATCCCGCACCGGTGGCTGGCAATTGCAAAAGAATCGATTGCCACCATTGCGCCGGTATTCAGCACCCGCCGCATGGTCAAGGAGTACGTCACGCGGTTGTACCTGCCGGTGGCAGAAATACAGGCGTAG